The genomic stretch CATTGCTGTCATCTGCTGACTCAGATCAACGTTCGATCCTTCCAAGCTGCCTGCTTGCAGCTCTGCTTCATCTTGCCCTATTGCTCGGGCGAGTGTTGGGTCAGCCAATGTATACTTGTTATCTCCTGTGTGTGTCAAAACACGAGGATTATCAATGGCTGTGATTGCTAAATTTGCTTCTACAGCATTTACGCCGTTACGGCCTACCACAATCTCTCCGCGGTCATTGATTGTAATACTATCAAAATCAGCTTGCAATGCAATAGGACCTTCGGCACTGTTCACAAAATCTCCATCAGCAGTCGTTAAGGCAACTGTTCCATTATCTTGCGGCTGCAGATAGAAGTTCCCTGCGCGTGTATATAGTTCCTGCCCATCTTCTGCTGTAATTGTGAAAAATTGGTTGTCATTCACAAGTGCAGCATCTAAATTTCGGTCTGTTGTCTGGATGGTACCCATAGTCATAAGCGGGTTGGTGCTGCTTAAATAAGAACCAGCTCCGATGCGGATCCCGTCGCTGGTGGCGCGATTTTGCTCATTCGCTTCGTCAGCGGGCGGATTGTTCATCTGCTGAAAAAGCAAGGAAGAGAAATTCGCATTTTGTGTCTTATAGCCTGTTGTATTCGTGTTCGCCATATTATTGGAGATTACATCCAATTTATTCTGCAGCTGCCCCATTGTGACCGCTGCCTGCGTCATCATTCTGCTCATATTGCTCTTCCTCCCTTACAGCTTCCCAACTTCATTAACTGCTTTTCCTAAGCTCCCATCGTAAGCTGTCATCACTTTTTGGTTCATTTCAAATGTCCGATAAGCCTGCATCATGTCAGCCATTGTTTGCTGCAAGTTAACATTTGATCCTTCCACTGCGCCTTGGACCATATTGTAGGTAACGCCGTCCGTCGCTCGAGCATCTGCCACTTGTGCTTCTTCGCTCGCACTATATACATTTTCTCCTTGCTTGTCCAGCAGGTTGCTATCTTGTACATACGCTAAGCCTAGCTGTATATTACGGCCGTCTGCAAACTGCATCGTTCCATCCGCTGTTAGCTTATACGTTTGATTGTTTGTCTGGATAGCATTGCCTTCTGTATCCAGAACATAGCTGCCTTGGTCGTTTGTCAAAAAGCCTTCTGCATCAATCGTGAAATTACCGTTCCGTGTATACGCTTCTCCTTCAGCTGTTTGTACCGTGAAGAAAATAGAGCCATTGTCATCTGGGACATTGCCATCTACAAGCGCGGCATCTGTACGAATACCAGTCTCCCGTAAATCACCCTGCACGAAATTCGGAATTGTTTCTTGTACGTATACGCCCGAATTGATGCTGCCGATCTCCTTAGATGTGGTGGTGAATCCTGATCCGTTCATAGAAGTCGGTTTACTTTCCATGGACTTCAAAAGCATCTCAGGAAAAGCACGCAGCTGTCCTTGGTCCGCTTTGTATCCATTCGTATTCACATTGGCTAAGTTGTTGGACAGAACTTCTTGCCGGCGCTGCTGGGCAAGCATACCGGATGCTGCTGTATATAATCCTTTTAGCAAAGCGTAAATCCTCCTAGGTTCATTACCATGTTATCTGTTTCTCTTCCCTATATATCGGCTGAATGCTAAACAAATGAAACCCCTTCTGCAAACAGAAGAGGTTAATTTTTAAACTACTTTGCGTTTTTCCAACTTGTCAATGTTCTCCAGCATAATACCAGTACCTTTTGCTACGCAGTCCATTGGTTCTTCCGCTATGAAAACAGGAACCTTCAACTGCTCTGCAAGCAGCTGATCAATGCCGTGCAGCATCGCACCGCCGCCAGTCAAGATAATACCGCGGTCAATAATATCGGCAGACAGCTCAGGAGGTGTCTGTTCCAGTACAGTTCTCGCCGCTTGTACAATCAATGCTACTGATTCACGAAGTGCTTCTTCGATTTCTTCTGAATAGACTGTAATCGTACGCGGAAGACCGCTTACCATGTCACGCCCTCTAATATCAATTGATTCCTGGCGTGAGCCTTGGAAGACAGTTGCAATCTCAATTTTAATATTCTCTGCTGTTCGTTCTCCGATCAGCAGTTTGTATTTTCGTTTGATATATTGCAGGATTTCGGCATCAAACTTATCTCCGGCCATACGGATTGATTGTGCGGTAACAATGTCGCCCATGGATAGGACAGCTACGTCTGTTGTACCGCCGCCAATGTCAACAACCATATTACCGCTTGGCTGGAAGATATCCATTCCCGCGCCAATTGCAGCGATTTTCGGCTCTTCTTCCAAGTATACTTTCTTACCGCCTGATTTTTCCGCTGCTTCTTTGATTGCTTTTTGTTCCACTTTCGTGATGTTTGTCGGGCAGCAGATCAGCATGCGCGGTTTGGAAAGAAAACCTTTTACATTGATCTTGTTGATGAAGTAGCGAAGCATTGCTTCTGTTACATCAAAATCAGCGATTACGCCGTCTTTCAACGGACGAATCGCCTCAATATTGCCAGGTGTTCTGCCTACCATGCGTCGTGCTTCTTCCCCAACTTCCAGTACATTCCCTGTATTCCTGTCCATCGCGACAACGGATGGTTCATTGAGAACGATTCCTTTTCCTTTTACATGTATTAGTACATTTGCCGTACCGAGGTCAATTCCTATATCTCGTGCCAATATCCTCAGATCCTCCCTGTAAGATAGAAACTTTGTCGCATCCGTTCGAGAACATAATGCTACTTAGTATATATTCTAGCATAAAACATGGAGAATAGTAGCAAATTATGAAAGAAAATAAGGATAAAAGTAGCAATGTCAGGAAGAGAATGGATGTTCGCTTTCAGGCTAAAAGTTGGATTTCAAGCAGGTGATTCGGTATTTGTTTCGACACTATATTTCAATTTTGTAGCTTCTCCGCCTCGCAAATGACGAATTGCTTTATGATAATCAAGGATTTCCTTTACTTCGTTTGCAAGATCGGGGTTGATTTCAGGCAGCCTTTCTGTCAGATCCTTATGCACCGTACTTTTAGATACACCAAATTCTTTTGCAATTACACGTACCGTTTTCTTCGTCTCCACAATGTGCTTGCCTATGCGCACCGTGCGCTCTTTAATATAATCATGCACAGCTCATGCCTCCTTAAGTTGACGGTTCTTGATGTTCGTGAGACAAGATGAGAAGCAGACGTGAATCATATATGTACGATTTTATGAGGAGTCTAATGATGATGGCGTGTCCGCGGCGTTGAGCGCTTCACACTCGTTCCCTTCAATCACTTGCATTGGTTTGTAACATCTTATTAGCTGCTTCATTCTTTTATGCCACAAAAAAGACCTTCTCAGCGCGGAGAAGGTCTGCGGTTATCCATATCTTGAATAGCATACATCGGCAAGCGGGAAAAATAGAAGTCTTTATGTCGTCGGATGAATTGATGATAGGAGTCAACAAGAAAATCTTTCTTTTGATAAATGAGGCCGTAGAAGTATTTATAAAATGCAGTCTGTTTTTCAGGTTTCCGGACAGGATACCGTTTTCTTGCACTGCTCGTCTGCCCAAGCTGGAACTCAATATAAGCGAGTGCATACGGATCATCAGTCACGAACCTGTGCGGCAGATCAAAGTGCGCAGCTACAATCGGCAGGACTTGCCTCTCCAGAAGCGGGGCAAGAAATGTAATCTCGTATTGTTTCGCTAACTTACTTCCTTCAGCTAGATGTGAAAAGCTCGCAATTTTGTCATCAAAGAGGAATGTCAATCCCATCTTATAATGCTGCATCGCTCGCTGGCCTGGCAAATATGTATGATCCAGAATATTATTACTGTGCTTCCGGGCTATGATTAATTCGTTTCGCTTCCAATGATATTGGAATAGCAGTTTTTCTAATCGAACCGTCATCATACGCTGCAGCATGTAATCTTTAATATGCAGGATAGTCTCCTGAAGATCGTCGAGATAATGTCCGAGAATATAGTAGTCAGAGCAATAGAAGTGCTGATAAATCTTGCCGATTAATACAAGTGCCTTTGTCTCTGGATAATCAGCACAAACTCGGCTCGTTTGTCGTTCATATTCATCTCCTGGCAGTTTGTATATTTGATACTGAATAATCAACTCGTATAATTGGGCATATGATTTATTGCGCGCATGTAAGGATTGCTTATTTTTGTCAATCAGCAGCTGCAGTTCTTTTTCATAGAAATTCATCCCAAGGTAATCTATTCCCGCCAGCTGAACGTCAGCGGAAGCGGATTGTAAACAAAATCTGGCGGCTAAGTCAGCAGTCTGCTTCACCTCATGACTCGGCGCTACAAGCTGGACAAACGACCACAAGTCTGTTATTCGGCCAGATGCCGCAGATAACTTGCCCAAGTCAATCGCTTCTTTACGTACACTAGATTGATTCAACTTCCTTTTCTCCTCTCACATTTCCCAATATTACCCCCATAAAGTCACTTGACTTCGACTTTTTATTTATGCATGGCACCTTTACATTATTCCATCTTTTCAGATAATTACAACCTCTTTCAAGTTTGATTCGTTCGACAAATTACTGCTTTTCCTATTCATTTTGGAGGGCGGCTTTCTGACTAAGACGCAGCATACTTAGCGACTCCCAGACAATTACCGATCAATTTATCATTGATTAAAAGAATCTTTCTTTAAACAGCAAAAAACCGAACGCCTGTGATTCCTGTTACGGATTCTAGCGGTTCGGTTTTTTCTAATCCATTCATGCTCACTTTAGATCAAGTTTGAGCGGAAGAGCGAGAAGATGTTGCATCTTCTTCTGGCTGTTTCTCGTCATCTTGTTTAGGAGCTTCTTCTTCACCAGCGTCAGGCTTTGGCTCTTCTTCATCTTCAGAAGGTGCTGGCTCTGCATCTGCGTTTTCATCTGCTGGTGCTTCAGCGTCCGTGTTCTCATCTGCTGGTGCTTCAGCATCTGCTTGCTGTTGTTCGGTCTGACCAGCTGTATCTGCTGCATCTTCTTGTACTGCTTCTGATTCAGCTTTTGCTTCTTGAAGCTTGCTTACAGGCTGGTTAAGGAATGTTTCTGGGTTCACGGCTGTTTCTCCGTTACGCACTTCAAAGTGTACATGCGTTGCTTTGTCTTTAGCAAACAAGCTTTGTCCAGCTGCTGCTAATACATCGCCTTGCTTCACTTCTTGACCTGCTTCAACTTTTACATCTTCCAAGCTAGCATAATATGTTGTAACACCATTTTTATGCTCTAGCTGCACAACATTGCCATGCAAAGCGTCTTCTTTTACTTCTGTGACAGTCCCGCTTAATGCTGCGAGGACTTCAAACGAACCGCCATCTGCTGCAGCGTAATCCACTCCGGTGCTTTGATAGTATTTGTTGTCGTAGAGTACGAGTGCATTCTCTTGGGATTCGCTGTCTGCGTTGTGGTCATAGAACTTCGTTACGACTGTTGCTTCTGCATCTTCTGCTACAGGTGACTTCACAACTTCATCCTGTTCTGTTACAGGAGTTGCTTCCTCATTACTATCAAAAGATAGAGAGTCGAAGATACCTTTGTCTTCTTCTGCCTGATCGGCGTCATTCGTGCCGCTTTGATACCACAATACCGCGGTTAGAAGCAAAGCGGAAATACCAAGATACAATGCTGGGAAAAACCATTTTTTACGGAAAAGACGTTTCCATTTGGATTTTGAAACGTTATTTTTTTCCTTCATAGATCATCACCTCTGCAACCATTGTGGTCACAAAGCTAGATTCCTATACCTTGTACGCAGAAAAAATTTCCAATACTTATTTAGATACTAATTTCGCCCCATCTGCCGGCAGTTTACTAATCTCCGTATCCGTATAATAGTATGTCAGGATATCTTGATAAGACTTGCCCTCGTCTGCCATGCCGTTTGCACCATATTGACTCATCCCAACTCCATGACCATATCCTTTTGTTTCAAAAATAAGATGACCATCTTTCATTGCTATAGTGAAATCTGTCGATTTGAGTCCTAGCTTTTGCCGGATGTCTCGGCCAGTAAACTGCTTGCCGCCAATTTCCGCTTCCGCAACGCGCTGGCTGTCCGTACGCTTTATGTTACCTGGCGGCTCATTTGGATTGATTTTAATACCTAGCAGTTTTTCTGCTTCTGCTATTTCAAAAACCTTTTGATCAGCAAATTTGGGAGATTGCTTATCCCATGGACTTTCGACTGATTTTAAATACGGCAGCGCATTCTCCCAATAGTCTTCTGCATTTTCGGTGTAGCCATTACTCGTAGAGAAAAAAGATGGGGTGATTGGCTCCCCTTGATAGGTAAGTATCTCTCCGCTAGTCGCTTCTACCGCTTTGGTCAGCTTCTTCATTTTCTTCTCGTATTCTTTGCCCCATGTCTGCCTGAGCTCTTCTTCATTCTTATATACTTGATGACTGACTGTGTCAGATACTTCGATCGCTTCCGGTTCTTCAGCCTGATGATCTTCCATATAACGTACAACAAAGGTTCGCGCTGCAACTGCTTGTGCTTTGAGTGCTTCGAGTTCGAAATCAGCCGGCATTTCAGATGCCACAACGCGCGTTACATAGGTTTCCAAAGGTACGGTTTCAACCGTATTGCTCGCTGTTCGGCTCACCTCGACTGCCACGTTAGCTGTTTCTTTCACTTGTTTTTCTTGTTCCATTGCTGTCGCCGTCCTCTCACTGCCGCCAGGGTCTATAAATGGTACTACAATTAACGTAGGGAGTGCCACAATGACAGCAAACAAACAGGCTAGTAGCATGCTGATGAGTATATGTGACTTCAGGCGGCGTTTCGATCTGCTTTTTTTGGACATAGAGGACCTCCTTCTCTGACTGGTCTACTCTTTACTCTATGTAACTGACAGGGATTGCTAGAACAATTGCGCCTAAAAAAATAGAGCGCACGATGCACTCTATCAGCTCCAATATCTTCTAACCGCGCAAAGCTCGGTTTCATATACCGTACCTGCCAAGTTCAGCACTTCAATTCGCCTGCCTGTCTTCGGTGCATGCAGCATCTGCCCATTACCATAATAAAAGCCAACATGATGCACACGGCCTTTGCCTTTCTCATAAGCAAAAAATAATAAGTCGCCAGGCTCTGCTTGATTCAAAGGAATAAAACTGCCTTGCAAGCATTGTGCACTTGCATCACGCGGAATAGTATAGCCGCCAGCAAGATGCATATTGTAGGTGAACCCTGAGCAATCATAGCCCCAGCTGCTCATACCGCCCCATAAGTAATCCAACCCTAAAAATTGCTCTCCATACTTGAGCAAACCCTTTCCGCTGGCAGCCCGTTGTATCCAAAAGCTGCTCGCTGATTTCGGGATAATTCCTGGACCATATGGGGTTAAAACTTTATAAGCCAATGGCGTATCTTCTATATAAGGCAATCTGGTCAAAAAGCTGAGCGGGACGATTTCACGTCTTTCTTGTAAGAATAGATTCGTCTGCTTCGCACGCACCTCAATCTGCTGTTCTGTTTGCGGAAGCGGTGAAGCGAGCTGATGTACTGGTATCCAGCCAGGATAGCCGTTTGCATCTTTTGGTGTTGCTTGAGACGGAACGACCACTTTCACCCAGCTTTCTCTTCGCTCCACTTGCCATACTGATGTTCCGAAAAGAAGTTGTGATTGAACCAGATTATTCTCATGCAGCTCTAAACGGTCTGTATGTGAAAGTTGATGCACCCATGCTGCTGGATCAGCAGGATTGGCAAGAATGGAAGCATCTACTTGTCTGGGAGCGGCCGGATTTGTCCACAGATTAGCGACAGCTGCTGCCACGGTATATGCTTTCATGTTCCCATCTCCGCCGGTGCATCTACAGCTGTAATACCAAGTCCTGGTGTATCGTTAAGTATCAGCTTGCTTCCTTCATACTGCACACCACCTGTTACGATATCCTTCTGCAGCATGAGCGGAGCATCAAAATCGACGCGCGTGATATGCAGCTGACTGGCAGCCAGGTGAGCGGCCGCGCTAATGCCGATACGAGATTCAATCATACAGCCAACCATACATTCCACGCCGTATGTCCGGGCGATGCGGGCGATGTCTAAGCTCGGCTGCAGACCGCCTGCTTTCATTAACTTGATGTTTAGCAAGTCAACTGCCCGCATTTCCAGTAAGGTGCATGCATCTTGGGGAGAAAACAAACTTTCATCTGCCATAATCGGCGTTTGCACATGCTGGGTCACATATTGTAAACCGCGCAGGTCTGCCGCTTGGACGGGCTGTTCTACTAGTTCGATATCCAATCCGATCTCTTCCATCCGGCTGATCGCGCGGACAGCCGTTTTGCTTTCCCAGCCTTGATTGGCATCCAGCCGCAGTACGACGTCTTTTCCTACTGTTTTCCGTATGGCTTGGAGCCGCTTAATATCCGTATCTATATTGTCTTTGCCTACTTTTACCTTTAAGGTACGAAATCCTTCTTTCACATACGCTGCTGCGTCTTCAGCCATTTCTGTCGGCTCGTTAACACTCACTGTGTAATCTGTCTCCAGCGTCTGACGTGCTCCGCCAAGCAGCTGAAAAAGCGGTATCCCGCTATATTGGGCAATGCAATCATGCAGTGCCATATCGACTGCTGCTTTTGCATTTGTATTGCCGACGATGCAAGACTGCAGTTTTCCAAACAATATGTCACGCTCCAATAGTGACATGCCGATTAAGCCTGGCTTGATAACCGCTTCAATGCTGTAACGAATACTTGCCAAGCTGTCACCGGTAATAACATGCGTTGGCGGAGCCTCCCCCCAGCCGACAATCCCGTCATCTGTCGTTACCTTTACAACAATTGCTTCTGCTTCCGTCACAGTGCGGAGTGCTGTCTTAAACGGTTTCTTTAGCGGAACACGCGTCTGAAACAAGTTAATTTGCGCTACTTTCACACTGATACTCCTGCCGTTACACGCAATACTTTTGCTTCGGTATCCATTGTTGCTTCTGTTCCAAGCGGAACCGTAATATTCGGGTTGCAATGGCCAATACGGAATCCTTTCATAACCGGCTTTTGCAATTCGGTTAAATAATCAACAAACACTTGATCATAAGAAAGTAAATTCTCCGGGTCTTCCGGGATGCTAGTTGTAAAATCACCAATGATAACACCATTGGCACTCTCTAGCTTGCCTGCCTGCTTCAATTGATTGAGCATGCTGTCGACTCGATAAGGCGGCTCCTCAATATCCTCTAATAGAAGCAGCTTTCCGGCTGTGTCAATTTCGTCCGGCGTACCGAGTGTACTCACCAGCAAAGACAAGTTGCCGCCAACCAGAGGCCCAGCAGCATTGCCATGGACAATCGCTTCTAGCGGAGAAATAGCTGACGTATACACAACATCTGTTGGAGTGAAAAACTGCTGCAGCAAATCATAACTTAGCTTGGCGAAATCAGATTCGCCCATGTCAGAAGCAACCATTGGTCCGTGGAAAGTAACCAGCCCAGTGCGCTGCCGGATGCTCGTATGTAAATACGTAATATCGCTGTATCCGAGCAGCACTTTCGGCTTTTGTTTGATAAGTTGATAGTCTACCAAGTCGGTAATTCTTCCGCTTCCATATCCGCCGCGAGCGCAAATAATACCTTTTACCTCATCATCTTGGAACATCCGATTCAGGTCAGCTGCTCGATCCGCATCACTGCCGGCCAGATAACCATACTTGTCATACACATGTTTTCCCAGCTTAATAGTTA from Terribacillus sp. DMT04 encodes the following:
- a CDS encoding flagellar hook-basal body protein, translating into MSRMMTQAAVTMGQLQNKLDVISNNMANTNTTGYKTQNANFSSLLFQQMNNPPADEANEQNRATSDGIRIGAGSYLSSTNPLMTMGTIQTTDRNLDAALVNDNQFFTITAEDGQELYTRAGNFYLQPQDNGTVALTTADGDFVNSAEGPIALQADFDSITINDRGEIVVGRNGVNAVEANLAITAIDNPRVLTHTGDNKYTLADPTLARAIGQDEAELQAGSLEGSNVDLSQQMTAMINTQRAYQFNARSISMSDQMSGLINQIR
- a CDS encoding flagellar hook-basal body protein, whose product is MLKGLYTAASGMLAQQRRQEVLSNNLANVNTNGYKADQGQLRAFPEMLLKSMESKPTSMNGSGFTTTSKEIGSINSGVYVQETIPNFVQGDLRETGIRTDAALVDGNVPDDNGSIFFTVQTAEGEAYTRNGNFTIDAEGFLTNDQGSYVLDTEGNAIQTNNQTYKLTADGTMQFADGRNIQLGLAYVQDSNLLDKQGENVYSASEEAQVADARATDGVTYNMVQGAVEGSNVNLQQTMADMMQAYRTFEMNQKVMTAYDGSLGKAVNEVGKL
- a CDS encoding rod shape-determining protein, coding for MLARDIGIDLGTANVLIHVKGKGIVLNEPSVVAMDRNTGNVLEVGEEARRMVGRTPGNIEAIRPLKDGVIADFDVTEAMLRYFINKINVKGFLSKPRMLICCPTNITKVEQKAIKEAAEKSGGKKVYLEEEPKIAAIGAGMDIFQPSGNMVVDIGGGTTDVAVLSMGDIVTAQSIRMAGDKFDAEILQYIKRKYKLLIGERTAENIKIEIATVFQGSRQESIDIRGRDMVSGLPRTITVYSEEIEEALRESVALIVQAARTVLEQTPPELSADIIDRGIILTGGGAMLHGIDQLLAEQLKVPVFIAEEPMDCVAKGTGIMLENIDKLEKRKVV
- the spoIIID gene encoding sporulation transcriptional regulator SpoIIID translates to MHDYIKERTVRIGKHIVETKKTVRVIAKEFGVSKSTVHKDLTERLPEINPDLANEVKEILDYHKAIRHLRGGEATKLKYSVETNTESPA
- a CDS encoding AimR family lysis-lysogeny pheromone receptor, which translates into the protein MNQSSVRKEAIDLGKLSAASGRITDLWSFVQLVAPSHEVKQTADLAARFCLQSASADVQLAGIDYLGMNFYEKELQLLIDKNKQSLHARNKSYAQLYELIIQYQIYKLPGDEYERQTSRVCADYPETKALVLIGKIYQHFYCSDYYILGHYLDDLQETILHIKDYMLQRMMTVRLEKLLFQYHWKRNELIIARKHSNNILDHTYLPGQRAMQHYKMGLTFLFDDKIASFSHLAEGSKLAKQYEITFLAPLLERQVLPIVAAHFDLPHRFVTDDPYALAYIEFQLGQTSSARKRYPVRKPEKQTAFYKYFYGLIYQKKDFLVDSYHQFIRRHKDFYFSRLPMYAIQDMDNRRPSPR
- a CDS encoding peptidoglycan DD-metalloendopeptidase family protein → MKEKNNVSKSKWKRLFRKKWFFPALYLGISALLLTAVLWYQSGTNDADQAEEDKGIFDSLSFDSNEEATPVTEQDEVVKSPVAEDAEATVVTKFYDHNADSESQENALVLYDNKYYQSTGVDYAAADGGSFEVLAALSGTVTEVKEDALHGNVVQLEHKNGVTTYYASLEDVKVEAGQEVKQGDVLAAAGQSLFAKDKATHVHFEVRNGETAVNPETFLNQPVSKLQEAKAESEAVQEDAADTAGQTEQQQADAEAPADENTDAEAPADENADAEPAPSEDEEEPKPDAGEEEAPKQDDEKQPEEDATSSRSSAQT
- the spoIID gene encoding stage II sporulation protein D — translated: MSKKSRSKRRLKSHILISMLLACLFAVIVALPTLIVVPFIDPGGSERTATAMEQEKQVKETANVAVEVSRTASNTVETVPLETYVTRVVASEMPADFELEALKAQAVAARTFVVRYMEDHQAEEPEAIEVSDTVSHQVYKNEEELRQTWGKEYEKKMKKLTKAVEATSGEILTYQGEPITPSFFSTSNGYTENAEDYWENALPYLKSVESPWDKQSPKFADQKVFEIAEAEKLLGIKINPNEPPGNIKRTDSQRVAEAEIGGKQFTGRDIRQKLGLKSTDFTIAMKDGHLIFETKGYGHGVGMSQYGANGMADEGKSYQDILTYYYTDTEISKLPADGAKLVSK
- a CDS encoding C40 family peptidase, with the translated sequence MKAYTVAAAVANLWTNPAAPRQVDASILANPADPAAWVHQLSHTDRLELHENNLVQSQLLFGTSVWQVERRESWVKVVVPSQATPKDANGYPGWIPVHQLASPLPQTEQQIEVRAKQTNLFLQERREIVPLSFLTRLPYIEDTPLAYKVLTPYGPGIIPKSASSFWIQRAASGKGLLKYGEQFLGLDYLWGGMSSWGYDCSGFTYNMHLAGGYTIPRDASAQCLQGSFIPLNQAEPGDLLFFAYEKGKGRVHHVGFYYGNGQMLHAPKTGRRIEVLNLAGTVYETELCAVRRYWS
- a CDS encoding mandelate racemase/muconate lactonizing enzyme family protein, translated to MKVAQINLFQTRVPLKKPFKTALRTVTEAEAIVVKVTTDDGIVGWGEAPPTHVITGDSLASIRYSIEAVIKPGLIGMSLLERDILFGKLQSCIVGNTNAKAAVDMALHDCIAQYSGIPLFQLLGGARQTLETDYTVSVNEPTEMAEDAAAYVKEGFRTLKVKVGKDNIDTDIKRLQAIRKTVGKDVVLRLDANQGWESKTAVRAISRMEEIGLDIELVEQPVQAADLRGLQYVTQHVQTPIMADESLFSPQDACTLLEMRAVDLLNIKLMKAGGLQPSLDIARIARTYGVECMVGCMIESRIGISAAAHLAASQLHITRVDFDAPLMLQKDIVTGGVQYEGSKLILNDTPGLGITAVDAPAEMGT
- a CDS encoding LD-carboxypeptidase, with protein sequence MKPSAWKKGDTIGIVAPAGPVKQEELLRGIEIVESLGLTIKLGKHVYDKYGYLAGSDADRAADLNRMFQDDEVKGIICARGGYGSGRITDLVDYQLIKQKPKVLLGYSDITYLHTSIRQRTGLVTFHGPMVASDMGESDFAKLSYDLLQQFFTPTDVVYTSAISPLEAIVHGNAAGPLVGGNLSLLVSTLGTPDEIDTAGKLLLLEDIEEPPYRVDSMLNQLKQAGKLESANGVIIGDFTTSIPEDPENLLSYDQVFVDYLTELQKPVMKGFRIGHCNPNITVPLGTEATMDTEAKVLRVTAGVSV